A window of Armatimonadota bacterium contains these coding sequences:
- a CDS encoding ATP-dependent DNA helicase — translation MGGGLAVRVEGIFGSALPTRLAGYEPRPAQVEMAGRVARAIERRQHLIAEAGTGTGKSLAYLVPAALHALQEGEVAVVSTATHNLQEQLMRKDLPVVRDLLGGDLVFAAIKGLANYLCVWRLDREIERFGFARDEFVDAIARWAQTTQTGDRSELPFVARGWHQVNADPDHCIGLDRCRVPRCFMIEARRAAASAHVVVANHHLVLADLLLKDTMGPNGGILPAYSVMVFDEAHMLEEAATQVFGLEIGHVRVQRIAAEAARRGWVSARITDALLSASQAFFAQVGTHRPAVLPSLPQAAADALVAALKAVRDALEDVVGDDEATSEEVRKLAGRTERVVRELRQIREGSGDAYVVWVAPDERNPALRASLVWVGDRFASLLASHVPTAVFTSATLAVAGTLAHFASRIGLGPDEFDTLVAPSPFAFGEQAALYVPPHLPDPSSEDFLPAAVDEIERVLRFVGGRTLVLFTSYRNLDSAYLALSGRVPYPLLRQGDAPRDRLLREFAERTDSVLLGTESFWQGVDVPGESLSCVVIDRLPFDVPDDPVTQARMQAVVREGGDAFWDFQLPQAVLRLRQGVGRLIRHSTDRGLVVILDGRILRRRYGSVFLASLPPMRRIKKLEEADRVSACPGRDEDAM, via the coding sequence ATGGGAGGCGGCCTGGCAGTTCGGGTGGAAGGGATCTTCGGCAGCGCCCTGCCGACCCGGCTGGCGGGTTACGAGCCCCGGCCGGCGCAGGTGGAGATGGCCGGCCGCGTCGCACGGGCGATCGAACGCCGACAGCACCTAATCGCCGAGGCCGGAACCGGCACCGGCAAGAGCCTCGCCTACCTGGTGCCCGCCGCGCTGCACGCGCTGCAGGAAGGGGAAGTTGCCGTCGTCTCGACCGCAACCCACAACCTGCAAGAGCAGCTGATGCGCAAGGACCTGCCGGTGGTGCGCGACCTCCTCGGGGGCGACCTGGTCTTCGCCGCGATCAAGGGGTTGGCGAACTACCTGTGCGTGTGGCGGCTGGATCGCGAGATCGAGCGGTTCGGGTTCGCGCGCGACGAGTTCGTCGACGCGATCGCGCGTTGGGCGCAGACGACGCAGACGGGCGACCGCTCCGAGCTGCCGTTCGTCGCGCGCGGATGGCACCAGGTCAACGCGGATCCCGACCACTGCATCGGGCTGGACCGTTGCCGGGTCCCGCGCTGCTTTATGATCGAGGCGCGCCGTGCGGCGGCGTCCGCGCACGTGGTTGTCGCCAACCACCACCTCGTACTCGCCGACTTGCTGCTCAAGGACACCATGGGACCGAACGGGGGCATTCTTCCGGCGTACTCGGTCATGGTGTTCGACGAAGCGCACATGCTGGAGGAGGCGGCCACACAGGTCTTCGGGCTGGAGATCGGCCACGTCCGCGTGCAGCGGATCGCCGCCGAGGCGGCCCGCCGGGGGTGGGTGAGCGCACGGATCACCGATGCCCTGCTGAGCGCCTCGCAGGCGTTCTTCGCCCAGGTCGGCACCCACCGGCCGGCGGTCCTGCCGTCGCTGCCGCAGGCCGCTGCGGACGCGCTCGTCGCAGCGCTGAAGGCGGTGCGCGACGCCCTGGAGGACGTTGTCGGCGACGACGAGGCAACTTCCGAGGAGGTGAGGAAGCTCGCCGGCCGCACCGAGCGGGTCGTGCGCGAGTTGCGCCAGATCCGCGAGGGGTCGGGTGACGCGTACGTCGTGTGGGTGGCACCGGACGAGCGCAACCCCGCCCTGCGCGCCTCTTTGGTGTGGGTGGGCGATCGGTTCGCCTCGCTGCTGGCCTCCCACGTCCCGACCGCCGTGTTCACCAGTGCGACCCTCGCCGTCGCCGGGACGCTCGCCCACTTCGCCTCCCGCATCGGGTTGGGCCCGGACGAGTTCGACACCCTGGTTGCGCCCTCGCCGTTCGCCTTCGGCGAGCAAGCCGCGCTGTACGTTCCGCCGCATTTACCGGATCCCTCTTCGGAGGACTTCCTGCCAGCGGCGGTCGACGAGATCGAGCGCGTGCTGCGGTTCGTCGGCGGACGCACCTTGGTGCTGTTCACCTCCTACCGCAACCTGGACTCCGCATACCTGGCGCTGTCCGGCCGCGTGCCCTATCCGCTCCTGCGCCAGGGGGACGCGCCGCGCGATCGGCTGCTGCGTGAGTTCGCCGAGCGCACAGACTCGGTGCTGCTGGGCACGGAGTCGTTCTGGCAGGGCGTCGACGTCCCCGGGGAGTCCCTCTCTTGCGTCGTCATCGACAGGCTGCCGTTCGACGTCCCCGACGACCCGGTCACGCAGGCGCGGATGCAGGCGGTGGTGCGCGAAGGCGGCGACGCGTTCTGGGACTTCCAGCTGCCCCAGGCGGTGCTGCGGTTGCGGCAGGGCGTGGGCCGGCTGATCCGTCACAGTACCGACCGAGGGCTGGTGGTCATCCTAGATGGGCGGATCCTGCGCCGCCGTTACGGGAGCGTCTTTCTGGCTTCCCTGCCTCCGATGCGGAGGATAAAGAAGCTGGAGGAGGCAGACCGCGTGTCAGCCTGTCCAGGCCGCGACGAGGATGCCATGTAG
- a CDS encoding cupredoxin domain-containing protein: MPNTLTPARPTSRVATAALLLAVGLIVWGAVVAAAPAVHRIEIVLREEAGSPWTIRPQVVDLPQGVRVAVRLHNRGRLPHDLKIGGPYALATPLVRPGGTYEFTFVAAHPGVFEFWCNVPGHRILGMHGRLIVRRPHGGP, from the coding sequence GTGCCGAACACCTTAACCCCAGCCCGCCCGACCTCTCGCGTCGCAACCGCCGCTCTCCTGCTCGCGGTGGGGTTGATCGTTTGGGGCGCGGTGGTTGCGGCGGCGCCCGCCGTGCACCGCATCGAGATCGTGCTCCGTGAGGAAGCAGGCAGCCCCTGGACCATCCGCCCGCAGGTGGTCGACCTGCCCCAGGGCGTTCGTGTCGCGGTGCGGCTGCACAACCGTGGGAGACTGCCCCACGACCTCAAGATCGGGGGGCCGTATGCGCTCGCCACGCCGCTGGTCCGTCCGGGCGGGACGTACGAGTTCACCTTCGTGGCCGCGCACCCCGGCGTGTTCGAGTTCTGGTGCAACGTCCCCGGCCACCGGATCTTGGGCATGCACGGGAGGCTGATCGTGCGCAGGCCGCACGGCGGACCATGA